CGGTGTCCCTGAAAACGCCTCCGTTAAATCGGCTAAATGTGAGCCGCGCCGGAGCAGACTGAAAGTTTTTAACAAAGTAATGGAGAAAAGCCTGCAGCGGTTAATAGCAGATGCGAGGTGACTCGAACTCACTGATTAAAACACTCACTGATTAATGCAGAATATTATGTAAAGTGTATTTAGAGACGTGGACTTTCTTTAAAGATTTGCGAGTCATATCTGTGTTGCTCTGTATGTGTAAAGTGGCAGAGATGTGTCGTTTGCGAATGAGTCGGTTCTTTGAGTTGACTCTTTTAGGTGACGAGCGAAAGCAGAGCAGAGATTTTATAGTCAGAGGAGCAGAGAAGTTATTATAACCAAAGAGATCCTCAAATAGTAATCAGAGATGAACCGAATGCTATATTTTGGCGTAAATAGTTTGAATCTTAGCTGTATGTATAAGTACTGAATGGAGTCAAGTGTAGAGGATAGTGTATTTGTTAATGTGCAGATACTGTAGGTGTCAAAATACTAAAAGAAAGTAATGTTTAGTGAATTTACAGAGAGCTTCAGGGTTTTATTAAACTTTTTCAGCGAAAGAgtaagggggggaaaaaaccttTGGACAAAAATGGTCATTTGGGAGTCGACTCTTCTTTGTAAACTGAACCAAATGAACTGACTCACAGAGAAGATCCAGAATTCTGGGAATTGATGCTATGTACCGTGTGTCTTCTCATTTATGTCAATTTATCATTGTAAATATGGACGTTTCAGTGGAAATAAGCTGACCAGATGTTATTTGGCTGGTTGCccaccaaacaaaaaaaaaatccagcaaaaACCAATGCCTTTACATATAACATCTTAGTTCTGTAATACAGACTGTAAACTGGAAAAGGTGACATAAACACTAATATAAACATACAGATCTTTTTTGTGTGCACTGGCTCAGTTTCAACAGGTTTGCCCACTCTTTCCATCCACTGTGCAAGCAGAATCCACAGATGGCCGAGGTCATCCACAAGCAGTTCATCAGTGATCTGCAGAAAGCTATCCAGGTAACATGTActcatattaacatgtttgcAACATGTCTGTAAATGGGCGAGcataaagatttgagcgagtttgacgaagggccagattgtgatggctagaccactggatccgagcatctccaaaactgcagctcttgtgggtgtTCTCggtcttcagtggtcagtatctatcaaaagtggtccaaggaaaggaacagtggtgacagggtcatgggtggccaaggcttattgatgaatgtggggagtgaaggctggcccatgtgatccgatccaacagacgagctactgttgctcaaattgctgaagacgttaatgctggttctgatagaaaggtgtcagaatacacagggcatgatgggttagggctgttttggcagcaaatggtgggccaacacaatattaggcaggtggtcataatgttatgcctggtcagtatatgtatgtgtatttttttgtatgcAGGAGGACATAAACAGAGTGATAGAAGAAGGAGACCTGCAGGTGAAACTGGAGGAGTTGGACAGACTAGAAGAACAAGCTAAAGACACGCCAGGGCCTGCATGGTACATTTACTATATACATTGGTTGCGGCCATGACACTACCACTCATATACAatacgttttgttttttttctctttgcaaCATTTCGTTTTTAATTCTATCACAAATGTTGCCAGAAACACTATCTATCTAAGCAGCTACATTTTGAACAGTCTTGGTTAATGTTATTATGCCTGCTTTACAAAACCTTCATCAATCAAATTAGTAGAAATCTGTCTTGACCATCAAGCGTTGCATGTGGCTCAATCTCAGTCATCACTCAAGCAATCCTACCcacacacaaaattaaatattttctgaacacgtaacaataaaatgtttacaatacTGTTTATTTAGTATACACAATCGTAGTGATGATGTCTGAAACATGCACACACGGTCATAATCCAGGACTATTCTCACTTTTGTGTGTTTCACAGGCGACCCAGTGGAGTTCCTGAGCAGGATGTGTGCAGCGTGTTGATTCCTTATCACCAGGGGCAGGAGGAATACGTGCGCAGAGAGCTGAGGAAGCTGCAGAAGGAGAACGCAGCTCTGGCACAGAGAGTACAGTCTGGAAGAGACACTATCGCTCACACAGAACAGCGTATAGCGGCAGCTGTGGAGGAGTGGAAGGTGAgttagggagagagaaaaatatgtgtgtgtgtgtattgtgtatatcaGTGATTATTATGTGTTATCAATGTGATTAGAGTTGTAATTATACAGATAATTGTTTCATATAAATGTTTCATTCGTACTTTTACTCATGCTGTATATTTGCTGGAATCTTTCTTTGCTGAAATGATTTCACTCTGACCCAATGGTTTCTGACCCACTTTCTGTTTCCCCACAGGCATCTGTTGCTGATTTGGAATCGTTTGTCTCGTCACTTTGTCCATCTGACGATTTTTAGCTTCTCTTTGAGCTGATGTGGACCAAATCACTGTTTATAGTTAACTctgttttttagattttaaactAACTCGTATTGTTTTATTCTGCCAAATGTGTTTCATTAAAACTGTTTCTTCTTTGACTCgattttcatgtgtgtgttgactTTATAACTTGATAATTACAAACGTATTATCTCAGAAttgtaatttctttctttcttaattgtAAAACTTGCGGCTTTTTTACCTCAAAATGTGGGTGGGATCTTAATGTCTTTCAGTTcatcaattaattaaacaaaacatagaGGCTGACTCGTTCAAGTACATGTTGATGCAAAtaatttgggtatttttttAGATGTGAACATACAATATATAAGCTTTTTTGTGCAACCAATGAGTACAGGATGAACTTTACACACTGTAGATGCAAATGCATTGATTTTTACATACATTGAActtattgatattgatatttaaTTCAAGCAGATACATAAATCAGTATTCTGATATTAAGGCATTCAATTGTTAAAACGTAACTTTGTCTAAATACTGTGATCAGGCacagcattatgaccacctgcataatatcgtgttggtcccccttttgacccgtcctgcactgtgtattctgacccctttctatcagaaccagcattaacttcttcagcaatttgagcaacagtagctcgtctgttggatcggatcacacgggccagccttcgctcctcacatgcatcaatgagccttgaccgcacatgaccctgtcgctgattcaccactgttccttccttggaccacttttgatagatactgaccactgcagaccgggaacactccacaagagctgcagttttggagatgctctgatccagtggtctagccatcacaatctggccctttgtcaaactcgctcaaatccttacgcttgtccatttttcctgcttctaacacaaactttgaggacaaaatgttcacttgctgcctaatatatcccacccactaacaggtgccatgatgaggagataatcagtcttattcacttcacctctcagtgctcataatgttatgcctgatcggtgtatgtctaAATATCAGAATTTACGGTAAATTCATATGCATGGTTTATTACATTGTTCCTATATTACCGTTATTACGGTACCGCCTGTGTTGATAACGAGCACTGGAACAGTATTTGATAA
This genomic stretch from Hemibagrus wyckioides isolate EC202008001 linkage group LG08, SWU_Hwy_1.0, whole genome shotgun sequence harbors:
- the si:dkey-6i22.5 gene encoding polyamine-modulated factor 1, which produces MADVADCRSVEPSLTDSGQTSENASSNMSGQTGVPENASVKSAKCEPRRSRLKVFNKVMEKSLQRLIADASFNRFAHSFHPLCKQNPQMAEVIHKQFISDLQKAIQEDINRVIEEGDLQVKLEELDRLEEQAKDTPGPAWRPSGVPEQDVCSVLIPYHQGQEEYVRRELRKLQKENAALAQRVQSGRDTIAHTEQRIAAAVEEWKASVADLESFVSSLCPSDDF